In the Streptomyces sp. f51 genome, one interval contains:
- a CDS encoding TIGR03943 family protein — protein sequence MNRQAQAAVLFLVGAAVLHASVTDLYLRYVKAGLRPLLLAAGVVLILTALATVWYEIRDHRKAAAVTDADAHAAGHEGEPAGAEGREGAAPDKDTDGHGHGHGHREPRISWLLVLPLLALILVAPPALGSYSAMRTGTALQAPFGYAKLPSGDPVSLGLVDYASRAAYDHGRSIGGRQVKVIGFVALDRAGAPYLVRMALNCCAADAQPVKIGLSGRIPPVLRPDTWLEVTGRYTAKRTKDPVNGGVIPYLRVATAKPVPTPHDPYDESWNN from the coding sequence GTGAACCGGCAGGCCCAGGCGGCCGTGCTCTTCCTCGTCGGCGCGGCGGTGCTGCACGCGAGCGTCACGGACCTCTATCTGCGGTACGTCAAGGCCGGGTTGCGCCCCCTGCTGCTCGCCGCGGGCGTCGTCCTCATCCTCACGGCTCTCGCCACGGTCTGGTACGAGATACGCGACCACCGGAAGGCGGCCGCGGTCACCGACGCCGACGCTCACGCGGCCGGTCACGAAGGCGAACCCGCGGGGGCCGAGGGGCGCGAGGGCGCGGCCCCGGACAAGGACACGGACGGCCACGGGCACGGGCACGGGCACCGTGAGCCGCGGATCTCGTGGCTGCTCGTCCTCCCGCTGCTCGCGCTCATCCTCGTCGCCCCGCCCGCCCTCGGCTCGTACAGCGCGATGCGCACCGGTACGGCGCTCCAGGCACCCTTCGGCTACGCCAAGCTGCCCTCCGGCGATCCGGTCAGCCTCGGCCTGGTCGACTACGCGAGCAGGGCGGCGTACGACCACGGCCGTTCGATCGGTGGCCGGCAGGTCAAGGTCATCGGCTTCGTCGCGCTCGACCGCGCCGGCGCTCCGTATCTCGTCCGCATGGCCCTCAACTGCTGTGCCGCGGACGCCCAGCCGGTGAAGATCGGCCTGTCCGGGCGGATCCCGCCGGTACTGCGCCCCGACACCTGGCTCGAGGTCACCGGGCGCTACACCGCCAAGCGCACGAAGGACCCGGTCAACGGCGGCGTCATCCCGTACCTCCGGGTCGCGACGGCGAAGCCCGTCCCGACGCCGCACGATCCGTACGACGAGAGCTGGAACAACTGA